The Manduca sexta isolate Smith_Timp_Sample1 chromosome 20, JHU_Msex_v1.0, whole genome shotgun sequence DNA segment ACGACATGGACGAATAGAAATTCTAGGAGAGAACTTTCCCACTTTCTTATTATCCACTTGACACTTAAAAACTTAccgtattgaaataatttatacatttttactgtaggcaatatatacaattattgaGCTCAAGTCTAAATAGGAATTCACAGGCGAAGTAAAACTCCAAGGGTggtataatacttttttattctgTGGCTAGCACAACatattataacctatatatACTTAAACATCGTAACATCGTACTTAgtcataaaaatcaaataacttacCTATGTGTctaacacatataaatataatgttatttacaaacCTAATCTTAGTCATGACAAGTACGTACAGCTTAATCGTCTAAACGAACCCACATTTAAAGGCGGTAAACGCATTTGGTCGCATGTCGTAGTTGGATTGcttcattttaacaaaatagttCGTATTCTATACATAACAGATCTGTATTGAACAGCCAGCAATatgtaaatagtttattaagCAATACAATTGCGACATAcgtattacaaaacaattaacaaaaggCTGTCCTTATGCGAATGAACATCGCATACCAATGATTCCAAACGTAAAGCTATATTGCTTAAAAATGAACTttacgtacataattaatttattaacactcATCGTATTtcaggtatttttaaataagaaatcaaAAGTTATAAGAAATCAGTAGTTAAAGAAGTAAATAGGTAATAAGAAACATCTTGTTAAAAATAGGAATGGCCATTCTACAGCTAAGCCTGTTTGGTTGAACACAATTGATTATTTTGATGCACATCTATGCccaaaatcaaacagaaagcGCATTTGCAAGGCTAATTccagaaacaaaaaataaatattatgtatctataatttattaccaACGTCTTTGGTGTAATTTCATAAGCTGTAgctatatatactataaataggCACGGTTTTTATTAAGGACGGCAAAAATAACAAGTTTGAAAAATCTGGAACTAGCCtaattatacaattatcaaTACGTATGTCGATAACGAAGTCAACAGTAGCGTTAAGACTCATCTAGACGGGGCAATTATTGATAGCAATAATCATCAGTAGATTATTGCATCACCTGTTCCGATGCAGacaactaaaaactattttgagtATCTGTCAGTGTCGCCTTTCTGTATGTTCTGAAATTCACTACATTCTTTCAGGAATCGTacgtatgaataaaaaaagttgCTTCTATATAAGTTTTTGGAAACGAACTATCTTTACAAAGTTTTAAGGTGAATACGATTTATTAAtgcgaaataatttatttcttctcCGGTTAGGACCTATGAGTATCAAAATTCAATACgcgattttctaaaaaatataatttatgataaaataatattttataagtatatatcgtattatgatacaaatatattttttacgaataataatttGCTATGGACCATGTAGTTTCGTCAAAACCGTCTCAATATCTATGTTTCGAATGTTTGTAGAGGCCAAAAGATACTGGGCATCTGGTTTTATTTTCTTGCTTTCATTTGATGAATCATCGGAATCAATGCAATTTTTTCTCTTCCGTTtcttaaattcaattttttcgTTATCTTTAATTTCTGGCTTTTCTTCTTCCAAGATTATTTCTGCGGTAGTAATTTCATGGCTATATCTTCTTGGACTGCTCACCTTTAAAGGAGTGTCTAAACTAGTCAGAGTAGAATCAAATATTTCATAGCATTGCGCTCTTATAGGGTCTTTAAGGGGGAGTATAAAAGTTTCTCAATATTTGATATCGATTCCACAGCGTCGCGCATTTCTTTATCACAAATAACTCGATCTTCTTGACCAGCCTCGATATCAAACAAAGAATTAAAAGGAGTAGCTCTTAATCTAATAGCAATACCATCTTCTATACATACTTCCATAGAAAACGTGTCCTTTAGTTTTGCCAATGGCTGCTGATTTGGATAAATCGTCTCATCACCTTTAAATGTTACAGAGCACCAATTGTTAGATTCTTCATTGCTTTCATGGACAGACAATTCTATTTCTTCGTCACCATCTATATTATCAGGAACAATTTGCAACTCATTATTAATACTGCTGTCAGTATCAATAGATTTGTCAGATAATATCATTTCATGAATTATCTGATCTTTTGGCtctgaaatattttgttgcatTACTTGCCGAGATTCATTACGGGGTGGTGTATCCAATAAATCTTTTTCAATAGTTTTAGCAGTTTCTTCGTCAAATCCTCGCCTAACTAAATGAGTTTGCAATACACTACTACTTTCTTTGGCGTTTACGTTTATAACCgtagttttaatatattcttgGATCTGTGATATATCTTCACTTTCACTGACATTTTCGGAACTTCACTTGTCTTTGCATCTTGTGAACCATCATCAGACCATCGTAGATTCAATTGTTCGGTGTCTGAATCTTGAGtatttaaagaatttgtatCACGAGtgacattttgtagttttttgtCACTTAATGTTTCAGGCGAATTATGTTCAGAATTTTCTGAATTAAAGGTTTTACTACAATGAAGTTTTCTTGGAGTTGAAGACTTCCTGCGCGATTTAGCGGGAACAGATGTTATAATGGgtgttacatttatatttttgtctttacTAGATGTTCTTTTTCTCGGCAATTTCGGTGAACTACTTTGCAAAGTTCTTTTTCTTGATTTGCCTGACAGATTTTCTTTGGTAGGTGTAATTCGTCTTGGCTTAATTTTCATAAAGGTTTTAGGCTTTTGTTTTACAGCTGGAGATTTCTTCTTTTTAATGCCCCTTTTACTCCTTTCAACTTTAGATGTCTCATTTgctttattaactttaattgttttatctttatCGACTACCCGATCTTGCATATTATCCGTATTTGAACTTGCACTACATATAGAATCTACGTCGGTCTTATCGTCACCATCTCTTATTTTGGTGCTTGTAAAATACGACACGTTCTTAGCACATTGTCGTACTGGCCTAGTAGTTCTcttatctttacttttatcttTTACTAGATCAACATTTTCGTCTGCCTTCGATGATGTCACGGGACATTTGAATTCTGGGACTGGCAAATAGTCTTGATCATCAGGTTTATAATAAGAACCTCCACTAGAATAATCGGTTGGTCTTGATGAATATGACGAAGGGGTAGCTTGTGTTATTTTTGGACTATCAAAAAATCTAGGAGTAGGTATATTCATAATCTTAATGTCAGACATTGGTTCATCTGGCATGTCTGGACCCAGGCATCTTGGCGTTTCCATTTGTATATCATAGAAAACTTGTTTATAAGGTGTTTCTAATAAgtctgaaatatttaattttgcacCAATTGCATTTTGCAAAGCGATTCGATCTACCTCAGGAGTGTCAGTGCGTTCTTCGTTATGTTTACTCTCTTCGTCGATACATTTCACATTACAATTTTCAACTTCTTTTTTTGTAGTACTAGTTAAAACTGATCCCCTTTCTGCGGCAGGCTTAATATTTATGGTGGGCTTTACAGGTATGGCATCTGGCTTGATAGTGAGATCAGGCTCATCTTCTTCCTCAAGTTTTCTCTTACTTTTTCtccgtttatttttttcagaaacATCTTTTTCAGCAGTCTTCTTTTTGTCATCTTTTTTCTTTtggtagtttttgttttttgcttagttttaacttttgataagaCTTCCTTATCTTTTTCGATCATAGCTCTTAAGTCATGATCCCAATTACCTTTTGTATATGTTACAGTTTCTTTATTATCATTTGCAGGTTTAGTAGTAACATTTAGGACGTTtgctatttgtttattgttttcatttaaggCAAAGTCAACTTGTTCTGACAAAACTGTACCAATATTTTGACTAAGAACAAAATCAGAAGGTTTGGTGCTAGGTTGCACAGAGTCTTGTTCTATGATAGTTTCATGTAAAACTCTTCTAGGAGTAGTAAAATCCAAAACTCTTACGTGCGATGTACGACGAGGTGTCGAAGAAGATTTTCTCAAAGGGGGAAATACCATTGGCGTACTAGTCTCTGCTGTACATGCTTTGACTCCATCTTTAGGCATTGAAGTCATTTTTGGTTGTGCAGCAATATCTACAGTCTTGATAAGACCTACTTCATTTACAGCAGTTTCTGCTTCTTTAGctgtttcttcttttttatcattttcttcAGAAGAATTTGATGAAACATCCACCACGAGAGGACTCAAAACTTTTTCAGTGCGACTAGTCGGCACTGATATAATATTAGAACTTTGAGACGTCACGGAACTAAACTTCATGTTTGTAGACAATTGGGATGGATCTGAAACAGCCGAAAACTAGCTTAGTAATTGCTTATAAATCACATTTTCAATCAATATTAAGGTTGTTACCCAATAAACTCTATAAGCTTACCTGATGCTGGAACAACAATAATAGTAGGCATGGCCATAATCTCATCTTTAGTAAAACTTTGTTGTTGCATATTTACAGGATGTGGTCTATATGCAGGTGTTCCATTGATAACTAAAGTTTGCAACAAAGGTGTGGATGTAGCATTTCTTAATACAGGGATTAGTTTTCTTTCATTACTATTTATGGCATTATCAACTTTGATGTCAGACAATATCCTAATTCTTTGTTCATCAGTCTTTGGTTTAATTTTGCAATATG contains these protein-coding regions:
- the LOC119189905 gene encoding uncharacterized protein LOC119189905 produces the protein MVFQSPALNNDISKHRETSKSQIVFKMESINKNIQPQPKPSVATVCATYCKIKPKTDEQRIRILSDIKVDNAINSNERKLIPVLRNATSTPLLQTLVINGTPAYRPHPVNMQQQSFTKDEIMAMPTIIVVPASDPSQLSTNMKFSSVTSQSSNIISVPTSRTEKVLSPLVVDVSSNSSEENDKKEETAKEAETAVNEVGLIKTVDIAAQPKMTSMPKDGVKACTAETSTPMVFPPLRKSSSTPRRTSHVRVLDFTTPRRVLHETIIEQDSVQPSTKPSDFVLSQNIGTVLSEQVDFALNENNKQIANVLNVTTKPANDNKETVTYTKGNWDHDLRAMIEKDKEVLSKVKTKQKTKTTKRKKMTKRRLLKKMFLKKINGEKVRENLRKKMSLISLSSQMPYL